From bacterium:
GACACACCAAAAATTTTTAAACCGAGATGTATCCCCGCAATAACTTCTATTACAGTTGACATACATACCATATCAGCGCCTATTAACTTTAAAAATCTGTACTCAGCTTTGGTCTCAAGATTAGGTCCGAGCAGACCTAACAACACCCCTTTTTTTAAAGGAATTTTTTCTTCAAGAGCAATCTTTTCAGCAGTATTTATTATACCAGCATCATAAGGTTCGCTCATATCTGGAAATCTTGCACCAAAACGTTCATCATTAACTCCTACAAGAGGGCTGTGCCCTGTAAGGTTAATCTGATCTGAAATAATTACCAGATCCCCGTTCGAAAACATAGGATTTAACCCACCAGAAGCATTAGATTCAAAAAGTGCTTTTATTCCTAAATGTTTCATAACCCTTATTGGGAAAGCAATTTGTTGAGCGGTATACCCTTCATAAAGATGGAAACGCCCTTCCATAGCAACTACTGTTTTGTCTTTTATATTCCCTACCACAAGGTTTCCAGAATGGCTTTCTACAGTTGAAAGAGGAAAATGGGGTATCTCTTCATAAGGTATAACAACCTTATTATCAAACTTGTCAGTTAACCCACTCAAACCTGTGCCAAGCACTATCCCAACCTGAGGCACAATATCTGTTCTACTTTGTATAAAAGATATTGCTTCAGTTACTTTTTTGTACTCATCCATATTAAATTTTCTCTACTTTTGCTCTTGTTCAAATTCTTTACTTAGTTCTCTGCTTCTTGTTTCTGCTTTATCAATAGCTTCTTCAAAAATATCTTTAAGCCCTCTCTCTACAAAAACATTAAGACCTGCCAAGGTTGTCCCCTTAGGGGAAGAAACCATCTCTTTCAACACCTTTGGGGCTGTTTTAGTATCAACAAGCATCTTACCTGAACCATATATTATGTGAGCTGATATAAGGTCTGCTTCTTCCGCTGTAAAATTTTTTGCCCTACAAACCGACTCTATTATTTCAGCTATAAAAAATATAAATCCAGGACCGCTCCCTGAAATAGCTGTGACAGCATCAAACTTTTCTTCTTTAAGTTCAAATACAAATCCAGAAAAAGCAAATATTTTTTCTATCAGTTCTTTATATTTTGAAGCGTACCTGCCAAGACAGTAAGGTAAAAGACCTGCATTAACTTTTACATTTAGGTTAGGCATTACCCTTACAATGGGAATTTGAATATTTTTAAGAAAAGATTCTATTGTGGAAGTTGAAACTCCTGCTGCAATAGAAATTATAAGTTTTCGTTCATTAATAAAGCATTCTATTTCTTCAATAACAGGCTTTACATCTTTAGGTTTTACCGCAAGAATGATTATATCGCATTTTTTAGCAAGAGAGATATTATCGGTTTCATTTACACCTATTTCAGCAGATAAACCCAAAAGCTCTTTTCTAATGTCAGCTACATAAACAGAAGAAGATGGAAAAACCTTGTTTTCAACAACAGATTTAACCAAGGCTTTGCCCATATTGCCACATCCGATAAAACCTATTTTTTGGAACTCCACCCTACAAACCGCCTTCTTCTCCCTCAAGAACGCCTACTTTAATAACAATGTTTTCTCTATCTTCAACACGCTCTATCTGTCCATCTCTAAGCCAGATAACCCTGTCTGATACGTCAAGCATTTTTAAATCGTGGGTAGCAGTAATAATGCTAACGTGTTTTTCCTTGTTCATCTGCCTTAAAAGGTTAATTATCTCTTTACCTGTCTTCAAATCAAGGTTGCCAGTAGGTTCATCAGCAAGAACTATAGCAGGATCGTTTGCAAGAGCCCTTGCAATAGCGACTCTCTGTTGCTGCCCACCTGAAAGTTCAAATGGTTTATGGTCTAATCTTTCGCCCAGACCAACTGTTTCAAGGTGAACTTTTGATTTTTCTCTTGCTTCATCGGTTGTCAAACCAGCAAAAATCATAGGTAACATAACATTTTCTAGAGCAGTCATAACAGGTATAAGGTTAAAGGTTTGGAATATATACCCTATCTTTCTGCATCTTAGCCAAGCAAGTTCATAAGCATCAAGTTGCGCTATATCTACCTCGTCAATATAGACCTTACCTTCGGTAGGTTTAT
This genomic window contains:
- a CDS encoding purine-nucleoside phosphorylase; the protein is MDEYKKVTEAISFIQSRTDIVPQVGIVLGTGLSGLTDKFDNKVVIPYEEIPHFPLSTVESHSGNLVVGNIKDKTVVAMEGRFHLYEGYTAQQIAFPIRVMKHLGIKALFESNASGGLNPMFSNGDLVIISDQINLTGHSPLVGVNDERFGARFPDMSEPYDAGIINTAEKIALEEKIPLKKGVLLGLLGPNLETKAEYRFLKLIGADMVCMSTVIEVIAGIHLGLKIFGVSVITDMCLPDALKPVTLNEIISIANKVEPESLFQSNNEPEIIKGHKQA
- the proC gene encoding pyrroline-5-carboxylate reductase translates to MGKALVKSVVENKVFPSSSVYVADIRKELLGLSAEIGVNETDNISLAKKCDIIILAVKPKDVKPVIEEIECFINERKLIISIAAGVSTSTIESFLKNIQIPIVRVMPNLNVKVNAGLLPYCLGRYASKYKELIEKIFAFSGFVFELKEEKFDAVTAISGSGPGFIFFIAEIIESVCRAKNFTAEEADLISAHIIYGSGKMLVDTKTAPKVLKEMVSSPKGTTLAGLNVFVERGLKDIFEEAIDKAETRSRELSKEFEQEQK
- a CDS encoding ABC transporter ATP-binding protein, which codes for MGREAIVRTIGVKKNFMLGKIPLHVLKGIDIEILKGEYISIMGPSGSGKTTLFNMIGGLDKPTEGKVYIDEVDIAQLDAYELAWLRCRKIGYIFQTFNLIPVMTALENVMLPMIFAGLTTDEAREKSKVHLETVGLGERLDHKPFELSGGQQQRVAIARALANDPAIVLADEPTGNLDLKTGKEIINLLRQMNKEKHVSIITATHDLKMLDVSDRVIWLRDGQIERVEDRENIVIKVGVLEGEEGGL